Proteins encoded by one window of Pyrinomonadaceae bacterium:
- a CDS encoding alpha/beta hydrolase-fold protein: MERHITSWFSPNLQMEMPLVRYGTGGQTLLMLPTAAADYLEYERFYLVDAIKPFIEHGKIRAYSINSVNKWSLLNKEMPPKLKAELLTRYDRYITEEVLPLIRNDNEEQFARPITTGASLGAYLAANEYFKHPDLFKGTIPMSGSYDIRNFLDGFYDDNVYFNNPVDYLSKLEDDHYLPILRQADSIYVMTGQGSYEDPDRSKQLSAILKSKGIPHTLDLWGADVDHDWPWWRKMLPHVLGKMLA; the protein is encoded by the coding sequence ATGGAACGTCATATTACCAGTTGGTTCAGCCCTAATTTGCAGATGGAAATGCCGCTCGTGCGTTACGGCACCGGCGGTCAAACTTTGCTCATGCTGCCGACTGCAGCGGCGGATTATCTCGAGTACGAACGCTTCTATTTGGTGGATGCCATTAAGCCGTTCATCGAGCACGGCAAGATTCGCGCGTACTCAATCAACAGCGTGAACAAGTGGAGTCTGCTGAACAAAGAGATGCCGCCGAAGCTGAAAGCTGAGTTGCTGACTCGTTACGATCGATACATCACGGAAGAAGTCCTGCCGCTGATCCGCAACGATAACGAAGAGCAGTTTGCGCGGCCGATCACCACCGGCGCGAGCCTCGGCGCGTACCTGGCCGCGAACGAATACTTCAAGCACCCGGATCTTTTCAAGGGCACGATTCCGATGAGCGGCAGCTACGACATTCGGAACTTTTTAGATGGCTTTTACGATGACAACGTCTATTTCAACAATCCCGTCGATTACCTCTCGAAATTGGAAGACGATCACTACCTGCCCATCCTGCGTCAGGCCGATTCAATCTACGTCATGACGGGTCAGGGCTCTTACGAAGATCCCGATCGGAGCAAGCAGCTTTCCGCCATCCTCAAGTCGAAAGGCATTCCGCATACTTTGGATTTGTGGGGAGCGGACGTCGATCACGACTGGCCTTGGTGGCGGAAGATGCTGCCGCATGTTTTAGGCAAAATGCTGGCATGA
- a CDS encoding sulfurtransferase: MKQNLFRWILAVAVLAVASPVWLNDAHAKVRSSMIVTTDWVAKHLNDKSLVLLQVGDRKEYDAAHIPGAQFIQTSDISTPRGQGLALELPPVEQLKATFEKLGISDNSRIVVYFSKDWVTPTSRVYFTLDYLGLGDRTSILDGGLPAWVAEKRPVTAEVIAPKPGKLTPRPNPKLVVDSTWVSANLDKPNVAILDARNSEFYTGAQAGNMPRAGRIPRAKSIPFGSVTQDANLKFESPDFLRKLFADAGVKQSDSVATYCHIGQQATLLYFVARYLGYDAHLYDGSFQDWSNRKELPVEKSADHLTL, translated from the coding sequence ATGAAACAGAACCTCTTTCGATGGATACTCGCCGTTGCCGTATTGGCGGTGGCGTCACCCGTTTGGCTCAATGATGCGCACGCCAAGGTGCGCTCATCAATGATCGTAACGACCGATTGGGTGGCGAAGCATCTAAACGACAAATCCCTGGTGCTGCTTCAGGTTGGTGATCGGAAGGAATACGACGCCGCGCACATTCCGGGCGCGCAGTTCATTCAAACGTCCGATATCTCCACGCCGCGCGGACAAGGGCTCGCGCTTGAATTGCCGCCCGTCGAACAATTGAAAGCTACCTTTGAGAAGCTTGGGATAAGCGACAACTCGCGCATCGTCGTTTACTTCAGTAAGGATTGGGTGACACCCACGTCTCGTGTGTACTTCACGCTGGATTACCTCGGTCTTGGTGATCGCACTTCGATCCTTGATGGTGGATTGCCGGCGTGGGTGGCGGAAAAACGGCCCGTGACCGCAGAGGTGATCGCGCCAAAACCCGGCAAGTTGACGCCGCGTCCGAATCCAAAGTTGGTGGTTGATTCGACCTGGGTCAGCGCCAATCTCGACAAGCCCAATGTCGCGATTCTGGATGCCCGAAACTCCGAGTTCTACACGGGCGCGCAAGCCGGCAATATGCCGCGTGCGGGACGTATACCTCGAGCGAAGAGCATTCCGTTCGGAAGCGTGACTCAGGATGCGAACCTGAAATTCGAGAGTCCGGATTTTCTGCGCAAACTTTTCGCGGACGCGGGAGTTAAGCAAAGCGACAGCGTCGCGACCTATTGTCATATCGGACAACAGGCGACCCTTCTCTACTTCGTGGCGCGTTACCTTGGTTACGACGCGCACTTGTACGACGGCTCGTTTCAGGACTGGAGTAATCGGAAGGAATTGCCAGTCGAGAAATCCGCGGACCACTTAACACTGTAG
- a CDS encoding FAD-binding oxidoreductase: METADVVIIGSGIVGSSVAYHLAQAGCTNVLVIEREAHQGKGSTGKSMGGVRAQFSTPVNIQMSKYSIDFFAKFDEVVGHPADYRAHGYLFCATNEKHLAYLKANRERQNALGVTNVEWVTPEDIAKMVPQLRVDDILGGTFCPTDGFVDPHSVMMGFMLSAREKGVRLWLDTAVTGISLEAGVTRRISGVQTSRGFVSTHIVVNAAGAWAAQVANMAGAELPVEPLRRQLVPTEPFDHLPKRFPMVIDMSTGFHFRREGKGVLLAWNDPEETPGFKTDFDGAFVEKILTHAASRVPVLSEAEVNPRRAWAGLYEMTPDHHAIIGPAPNVEGLYFVNGFSGHGVMHSPASGRITADLILHGRSDLIDARQLGVERFASGKLLEETAVL; this comes from the coding sequence ATGGAAACGGCGGACGTCGTCATCATCGGAAGCGGCATTGTCGGATCGAGTGTCGCTTATCACCTCGCGCAGGCCGGCTGCACAAATGTGCTGGTGATCGAGCGCGAAGCCCATCAGGGCAAGGGCTCGACCGGCAAAAGCATGGGCGGTGTGCGCGCGCAGTTCTCAACTCCCGTAAACATTCAGATGTCGAAGTATTCGATCGACTTCTTTGCGAAGTTTGATGAGGTCGTGGGTCATCCGGCAGATTATCGCGCGCACGGCTATCTGTTCTGCGCGACCAACGAAAAGCATCTCGCTTACCTGAAAGCGAATCGCGAGCGGCAGAACGCTTTGGGCGTCACGAATGTTGAATGGGTCACACCTGAGGACATCGCGAAGATGGTGCCGCAACTCCGCGTTGATGACATTCTCGGCGGCACGTTTTGTCCCACGGACGGCTTTGTCGATCCGCACAGCGTGATGATGGGATTCATGCTGAGCGCGAGAGAGAAAGGTGTGCGCCTGTGGCTGGATACGGCGGTGACCGGAATAAGTTTAGAGGCGGGCGTTACCCGCCGAATCTCCGGCGTGCAAACGTCCCGCGGATTCGTTTCAACTCACATCGTTGTGAATGCGGCGGGAGCTTGGGCCGCACAGGTCGCAAATATGGCCGGTGCAGAACTACCCGTTGAGCCGCTCCGGCGCCAACTTGTTCCCACCGAACCCTTCGATCACCTGCCGAAACGTTTTCCGATGGTGATAGACATGTCCACCGGCTTTCACTTTCGTCGTGAAGGGAAGGGAGTTCTCCTTGCGTGGAACGACCCTGAAGAGACGCCTGGTTTCAAAACAGATTTCGATGGCGCCTTCGTGGAAAAGATTCTGACGCACGCCGCTTCACGGGTCCCAGTCCTTTCGGAAGCCGAGGTGAATCCGCGGCGCGCCTGGGCCGGGCTCTACGAAATGACGCCCGATCATCACGCGATTATTGGCCCTGCGCCGAACGTGGAGGGACTTTACTTCGTGAACGGCTTTAGCGGTCACGGCGTCATGCATTCACCGGCTTCGGGACGCATCACCGCTGATCTAATTCTCCACGGGCGTTCGGATTTGATCGATGCCAGGCAATTAGGCGTCGAGCGATTCGCATCAGGCAAACTGTTGGAAGAAACTGCGGTGCTGTAA
- a CDS encoding linear amide C-N hydrolase, translating to MKRTIASILTAFAILIGLAPRNAQACTTFCLKNKGEILFGKNYDWMVGDGLVFVNKRDVSKSASLEGTNPARWVSRYGSVTFNQYGRENPSGGLNEAGLVIELMWLDETQYPAEDSRPALDVLEWIQYQLDTSATVAEVIENSEKVRISSLVRLHYLVNDKAGNSATIEFLNGKMVAHHGEALPFSTLTNDTYERSLNYSKATAVERARGNGSLERFTRAARKADEFGKTERAEAQAINYAFEILDNVAQGNYTQWRIVYDQKRHKIHFRTLQAPQIKTIDAKAFDYSCGSIVKILDMNAKAAGDVTAKFTDYTRKANRELIERSFNGTDFLRYLPAVVREQLASYPEEFVCAAKESTPTTPTKPKTSAAASAWWPAGLPVAQIILMFLV from the coding sequence GTGAAAAGAACCATCGCTTCGATCTTGACTGCTTTCGCGATTCTAATTGGGCTCGCGCCGCGAAATGCTCAGGCGTGTACAACCTTCTGCCTCAAGAACAAGGGTGAGATTTTGTTCGGCAAGAACTATGACTGGATGGTCGGTGACGGTCTGGTTTTCGTAAACAAGCGCGATGTTTCAAAGTCCGCCAGCCTCGAAGGTACGAATCCCGCACGGTGGGTTTCCCGGTACGGCAGCGTCACTTTCAATCAATATGGCCGGGAAAACCCTTCAGGTGGATTGAACGAGGCGGGTCTGGTTATCGAGCTGATGTGGCTAGACGAAACGCAGTATCCGGCAGAAGACTCGCGCCCGGCGCTAGATGTGCTTGAATGGATTCAATATCAGCTCGATACCTCGGCCACCGTCGCAGAGGTCATCGAAAATTCGGAGAAGGTAAGAATCAGTTCGTTGGTACGACTGCACTACCTGGTAAATGACAAGGCCGGCAACTCTGCCACGATTGAATTTCTCAACGGCAAGATGGTGGCGCATCACGGGGAAGCGCTTCCGTTTTCGACGTTGACCAATGACACTTACGAAAGGTCTCTCAATTATTCAAAGGCGACCGCAGTTGAGCGGGCGCGCGGTAACGGCTCGCTCGAGCGTTTCACCAGGGCCGCCCGGAAGGCCGACGAATTCGGAAAAACTGAGCGGGCCGAAGCGCAAGCGATAAATTACGCGTTTGAAATTCTGGATAACGTCGCGCAGGGCAATTACACGCAGTGGCGCATCGTCTACGACCAGAAGCGTCACAAAATCCACTTCCGCACGCTGCAAGCTCCGCAGATCAAAACGATTGATGCGAAGGCTTTCGATTACTCCTGCGGCTCGATCGTGAAGATTCTCGACATGAACGCGAAGGCGGCCGGCGACGTGACCGCAAAGTTCACCGATTACACGCGCAAGGCAAACCGTGAGCTGATTGAACGATCATTTAACGGGACGGACTTTCTACGTTACCTGCCGGCTGTGGTTAGGGAGCAGCTTGCGTCATATCCCGAGGAGTTTGTTTGCGCCGCAAAAGAAAGTACGCCGACAACACCAACCAAGCCGAAAACTTCCGCGGCGGCGTCTGCGTGGTGGCCGGCTGGTCTTCCAGTCGCACAGATAATCTTAATGTTCCTCGTCTGA
- the ftsH gene encoding ATP-dependent zinc metalloprotease FtsH has protein sequence MSSTARQIIFWLLIVAGALLIYKLVNPGTKNTTAIDLTQLEQKIQRGELAQLTVKQSETTAVEKTSGKTFVAQLTNEHTKAEILKEARGLDANGNPKVVNVQEEGSSSLWWPALYYLLPFLLIFGFWIFMLRQMQSGGNKALSFGKSRAKLLSNQQKRVTFKDVAGVEEAKEELQEIIEFLKEPQKFQKLGGRIPKGVLMMGPPGTGKTLLARAIAGEANVPFFSISGSDFVEMFVGVGASRVRDLFEQGKKNAPCIIFIDEIDAVGRHRGAGLGGGHDEREQTLNQLLVEMDGFESNDGVILIASTNRPDVLDPALLRPGRFDRRVVVSRPDVRGREGILKVHTRKIPLGEDVDITIIARGTPGFTGADLANLVNEAALNAARYNKKVVAMYDFELAKDKVLMGAERKSMVISNEEKRVTAYHEAGHTLVGMKVPNADPVHKVTIIPRGMALGVTQQLPEGDRHNYTKEYLLGQISILMGGRIAEETFLGNITTGASNDIEKATELARAMVCEYGMSELGPLTFGKKEEQIFLGREIAQHRDFSEETAIRIDSEVRKIVTEQYERATRIINENRDTMVRLAEVLLEYESLDGVQIRRIVAGLPIDDTGSSAESGTQQELPAPKEPTSKPLTPILPPITGGTPAPA, from the coding sequence TTGAGTTCCACTGCGAGACAAATCATTTTTTGGCTGCTAATTGTGGCGGGCGCGCTGCTCATCTATAAGCTCGTCAATCCGGGCACAAAAAACACAACGGCTATTGACCTTACTCAGCTGGAACAGAAGATTCAGCGGGGTGAACTGGCGCAATTGACGGTTAAGCAGTCTGAGACGACTGCGGTTGAGAAGACTTCCGGCAAGACTTTTGTGGCGCAGCTTACCAACGAGCATACGAAAGCAGAGATTCTGAAAGAGGCGCGCGGCCTGGACGCGAACGGCAACCCGAAGGTTGTCAACGTTCAGGAGGAGGGAAGTTCCAGCCTTTGGTGGCCGGCGCTTTATTACCTGCTGCCGTTTCTTCTCATCTTCGGTTTCTGGATTTTCATGCTGCGGCAGATGCAATCGGGCGGCAACAAGGCCCTTTCGTTCGGCAAGTCGCGCGCGAAGCTGCTCAGCAATCAACAGAAACGCGTGACGTTTAAGGACGTTGCCGGCGTTGAAGAGGCGAAGGAAGAGCTTCAGGAAATTATCGAATTCCTGAAAGAACCGCAGAAATTTCAGAAGCTCGGCGGCCGCATTCCCAAAGGCGTTCTGATGATGGGCCCGCCGGGAACCGGAAAGACTTTGCTGGCGCGGGCGATTGCCGGCGAAGCAAACGTGCCGTTCTTCTCGATCTCAGGTTCGGATTTCGTCGAGATGTTCGTCGGCGTGGGCGCTTCGCGCGTCCGCGACTTGTTCGAACAGGGCAAGAAAAACGCGCCATGCATCATCTTCATTGACGAAATCGATGCCGTCGGTCGTCATCGTGGCGCGGGCCTCGGCGGCGGTCACGACGAGCGCGAGCAGACTTTGAATCAGTTGCTGGTTGAGATGGACGGATTCGAATCGAACGATGGGGTGATCCTGATCGCTTCGACCAACCGGCCCGACGTACTCGATCCGGCGCTGCTTCGACCGGGTCGTTTCGATCGGCGTGTCGTCGTATCAAGACCTGACGTGCGCGGCCGCGAAGGCATCCTGAAAGTTCACACCCGCAAGATTCCGCTGGGTGAAGACGTCGATATCACGATCATTGCGCGCGGCACGCCGGGATTCACCGGCGCCGACCTCGCGAACCTCGTGAATGAAGCGGCGTTGAACGCAGCACGCTACAACAAGAAAGTTGTCGCGATGTACGATTTCGAGCTGGCCAAGGACAAAGTCCTGATGGGGGCTGAGCGCAAGTCGATGGTCATCTCGAACGAAGAGAAACGCGTGACGGCGTATCACGAAGCCGGGCACACGCTGGTGGGCATGAAAGTTCCGAATGCGGATCCGGTGCACAAGGTCACCATCATTCCGCGCGGCATGGCGCTGGGTGTGACGCAACAACTGCCGGAAGGCGATCGTCACAACTACACGAAGGAATACTTGCTTGGCCAGATTTCGATTCTGATGGGCGGCCGGATTGCCGAAGAAACTTTCCTCGGCAACATTACGACCGGCGCGTCGAACGATATCGAAAAGGCGACGGAACTCGCGCGCGCGATGGTTTGCGAGTACGGCATGTCTGAGCTGGGGCCGCTGACATTCGGCAAGAAGGAAGAGCAAATCTTCCTCGGCCGCGAGATTGCGCAACACCGCGATTTTTCGGAAGAGACGGCCATACGCATCGATTCCGAAGTGCGCAAGATCGTCACCGAGCAGTACGAGCGTGCGACGCGGATCATTAACGAGAATCGCGACACGATGGTGCGGCTGGCGGAAGTGCTGCTCGAGTATGAATCGTTGGACGGCGTGCAGATTCGTCGCATTGTCGCCGGCTTGCCGATCGACGACACGGGTTCGTCAGCCGAATCGGGAACTCAGCAGGAGTTGCCGGCGCCGAAAGAGCCGACATCAAAACCGCTGACGCCCATCCTGCCGCCGATTACCGGTGGGACTCCGGCTCCGGCGTAA
- the tilS gene encoding tRNA lysidine(34) synthetase TilS, with amino-acid sequence MKSHRKQAGRAVARNAHRQQPISKFARALLREWRTLTLPLSDAVVVVGVSGGADSVGLFLALDELIKANKLNIRIVVAHLDHRLRKKSGDDARWVRELATRLGHEATIKRAPIKSLARRSGDNLEQAARLTRYKWFAEVAQKRGAELVLTAHTMDDQAETVLLNLLRGSGTDGMGGMEPVRLLNGAGKRMLARPLLAWAGRRDTEGLCRARGIDFRQDEMNVDEAFARVRVRRQLLPIMRSFNPRITEALARTAELLRDDSRALDSAAQRLLDLSTDTSAKLHQLRTDLLADVPPALRRRALRLWLEQRRGDLRRLELVHVRAVENLVTQNRGGRTIELPGGSTVSCKSGLLTFNRRTSKSRKALPPRLNGTPNRNKTAS; translated from the coding sequence ATGAAGAGTCACAGAAAACAGGCTGGTCGAGCAGTCGCCCGTAATGCGCATCGCCAGCAGCCAATCAGCAAGTTCGCTCGCGCTCTTTTGCGAGAGTGGCGAACTCTAACGCTGCCGCTCTCAGACGCGGTCGTTGTTGTCGGGGTTTCAGGGGGCGCTGATTCGGTCGGATTGTTTCTGGCGCTCGATGAACTAATCAAGGCAAACAAGCTGAACATCCGCATCGTAGTTGCGCATCTCGATCATCGCCTGCGCAAGAAAAGCGGTGACGACGCTCGCTGGGTAAGAGAGCTGGCGACAAGGCTCGGCCACGAAGCAACAATTAAACGAGCGCCGATAAAGAGTCTTGCGCGACGCAGCGGCGACAATCTCGAACAGGCCGCTCGGCTCACTCGGTACAAGTGGTTTGCTGAAGTGGCGCAAAAGCGGGGCGCAGAGCTCGTCTTGACGGCACACACGATGGACGATCAGGCGGAAACGGTGCTGTTGAATCTGCTGCGCGGAAGCGGAACCGATGGTATGGGCGGAATGGAACCGGTGCGACTGCTGAACGGAGCGGGGAAACGCATGCTGGCGCGACCGCTGCTCGCATGGGCCGGTCGTCGCGATACGGAAGGATTGTGCCGCGCTCGCGGCATCGACTTTCGCCAGGACGAAATGAACGTAGATGAGGCATTCGCCCGGGTCCGTGTGCGGCGGCAGCTTCTGCCAATAATGCGGAGTTTCAACCCTCGAATCACCGAAGCGTTGGCCCGTACAGCCGAACTGCTGCGCGACGACAGCCGCGCTCTGGATAGCGCAGCCCAACGATTGTTAGACCTTTCGACTGACACCAGTGCGAAACTGCATCAACTCCGGACGGACTTGCTGGCGGACGTTCCTCCCGCGCTGCGGCGGCGCGCTTTGCGACTTTGGTTAGAGCAGCGGCGCGGAGATTTGCGCCGGCTGGAGCTGGTTCATGTTCGCGCCGTCGAGAATCTCGTGACTCAGAACCGCGGCGGACGCACGATCGAGCTGCCCGGCGGCTCAACAGTTTCCTGCAAAAGTGGGCTGTTGACCTTTAATCGTCGAACATCTAAGTCGAGGAAAGCGTTACCACCGCGGCTAAATGGGACACCGAATCGGAACAAAACGGCATCTTAA
- a CDS encoding flavin prenyltransferase UbiX has protein sequence MELTVGITGASGAIYAHRTLVHLAASGAVDRINLILSDSAKTVAMVELGFDLRSADEKKINEWIGLPSDSKMVRLHRLDNMAATPSSGSHPQAGMIIVPCSMGTLGAIASGAGTNLIHRAADVTLKEGRKLVIVPRETPYNAIHLENMLKLSRAGARILAASPGFYHRPQTIEALVDHLCFRILDQFNVPHSTTTRWKGE, from the coding sequence ATGGAACTTACCGTTGGCATCACCGGCGCCTCCGGAGCGATCTACGCGCACAGAACTCTCGTGCACCTCGCCGCGAGCGGCGCCGTCGACCGCATCAACCTTATTCTTTCCGATTCAGCTAAGACCGTCGCGATGGTCGAACTCGGATTCGACCTGCGTTCGGCTGACGAGAAAAAGATCAACGAGTGGATCGGCTTGCCGTCCGATTCGAAGATGGTTCGCTTGCATCGCCTGGATAACATGGCCGCGACGCCATCTTCAGGATCACATCCGCAGGCCGGAATGATCATTGTGCCGTGCTCGATGGGTACACTGGGAGCGATTGCTTCGGGAGCCGGAACAAATCTGATTCATCGCGCCGCCGACGTGACCTTGAAAGAAGGGCGCAAACTGGTCATTGTCCCGCGCGAAACGCCTTACAATGCGATTCATCTCGAGAACATGCTGAAACTTTCGCGCGCCGGAGCTAGAATACTGGCAGCGAGCCCGGGGTTTTATCATCGGCCACAAACGATCGAAGCGCTGGTCGATCACTTATGCTTCCGCATTCTCGATCAGTTCAACGTTCCACACTCAACCACCACCCGTTGGAAAGGAGAATAG
- a CDS encoding UbiA-like polyprenyltransferase encodes MPALTQNIRTTLEMIKIEHTLFALPFAFLGAVLAAVGIPSVRQIVWIIVAMVGARSTAMAFNRIADKDYDARNPRTKTRAIPAGILSTGFVWGFIIISAAVFFLAAAMLNRLTLLLSPVALASIVLYSYTKRWTVLSHLVLGWCLAIAPTGAWIAVRGAIDSPIPLLLSLVVMLWTAGFDVLYACQDFEFDRREGLYSIPARFGIARSLWISRTLHVGAFAALVALYLLTNLPGVLAIIGVAVTGMLLVYQHTLVQADDLSKLNAAFFTTNAFVSVILFLTFAGSLLLRI; translated from the coding sequence ATGCCGGCGTTAACGCAAAACATCCGCACCACGCTCGAGATGATTAAGATCGAGCACACGCTGTTTGCCCTGCCGTTTGCTTTTCTGGGCGCGGTGCTCGCCGCAGTTGGGATTCCCTCAGTCAGGCAAATTGTTTGGATTATCGTCGCCATGGTCGGAGCGCGCTCGACGGCGATGGCCTTCAATCGAATTGCCGACAAAGATTACGATGCGCGCAACCCGCGCACGAAGACGCGCGCGATTCCCGCGGGAATCCTTTCAACCGGATTCGTTTGGGGATTCATCATCATCAGTGCTGCGGTCTTCTTCCTGGCCGCAGCGATGCTCAATCGACTTACGTTGTTGCTATCGCCGGTCGCCCTCGCCAGCATCGTGCTTTATTCATACACCAAGCGTTGGACGGTGCTTTCTCACCTCGTCCTCGGCTGGTGCCTGGCGATTGCCCCGACCGGCGCCTGGATCGCCGTGCGGGGTGCGATCGACAGTCCCATTCCGCTCCTGTTGTCTCTGGTCGTGATGCTTTGGACGGCGGGCTTCGACGTGCTGTACGCGTGCCAGGACTTTGAATTCGATCGGCGTGAAGGTCTTTACTCGATTCCGGCTCGCTTTGGCATTGCTCGTTCGCTGTGGATTTCGCGAACGCTGCACGTGGGAGCATTCGCGGCGCTCGTTGCGCTATACTTGCTAACGAACCTGCCGGGGGTACTCGCAATAATTGGCGTGGCCGTGACGGGCATGTTGCTGGTTTACCAGCACACGCTGGTTCAGGCGGACGATTTGAGCAAACTCAACGCCGCGTTTTTTACGACGAATGCCTTTGTAAGTGTGATCCTGTTTCTCACATTTGCCGGTTCGTTATTACTTCGAATTTAG
- the mqnE gene encoding aminofutalosine synthase MqnE, which translates to MSFSHDPKLNEISAKVRTGERLTFEDGVALFNTDDLNALGKAADTVRRERHGRTTYFNVNRHLNPTNICYVDCKFCGFYRTPRQPDAYTHNIDDSLKVAGQAVNEGATELHITGGLNTKLPFSYFTDLLSALKRQYPQLHLKAFTMVELDHFARFYKMSDGDVIQQLMDAGLDSCPGGGAEIFREPTRSMICSHKCDAQRWLDLAGTVHSAGLKTNATMLYGHIESVEDRVDHMVRLREQQDKSGGFQCFIPLAFYPENTQLAHLPGPSGIDSLKTMAVSRLMLDNFAHIKAYWVMLGKRLAQVALHFGANDIDGTITEGGELTESYSIEANNEVKMSKPELVQLIEEAGFQAVERDTIYNPIQHAVIA; encoded by the coding sequence ATGAGTTTTTCACACGACCCCAAACTAAACGAGATCAGCGCGAAAGTCCGAACCGGAGAACGCTTGACGTTCGAAGATGGCGTGGCGCTCTTCAACACGGACGATCTGAACGCGCTGGGCAAAGCTGCCGACACCGTGCGCCGGGAGAGGCATGGGCGGACAACCTACTTCAACGTCAACCGGCACCTCAATCCGACCAATATTTGTTACGTGGACTGTAAGTTCTGCGGCTTCTATCGCACCCCACGACAGCCCGACGCCTACACGCACAACATCGACGATTCGCTAAAGGTCGCGGGACAGGCGGTCAACGAAGGCGCAACAGAACTGCACATCACCGGCGGCCTGAACACAAAGCTGCCGTTCAGCTACTTCACCGATTTGCTTTCAGCGTTGAAAAGGCAGTACCCGCAGCTGCACCTGAAAGCTTTCACGATGGTTGAGCTGGATCACTTCGCGCGCTTTTATAAGATGAGCGACGGGGACGTGATTCAACAGTTGATGGATGCCGGTCTTGATTCATGTCCGGGCGGCGGCGCTGAGATTTTTCGCGAGCCAACCCGCTCGATGATTTGTTCGCACAAGTGCGACGCGCAGCGTTGGCTGGATCTGGCGGGCACGGTGCACAGCGCCGGACTGAAGACCAACGCGACGATGCTTTATGGTCACATCGAATCCGTTGAAGATCGTGTCGATCACATGGTTCGCCTGCGCGAGCAGCAGGACAAATCGGGCGGTTTTCAGTGTTTCATTCCACTCGCGTTCTATCCCGAGAACACACAACTTGCTCATCTACCCGGCCCCTCGGGAATCGATTCGCTGAAGACAATGGCCGTCTCGCGACTGATGCTCGACAACTTCGCGCATATCAAAGCGTACTGGGTGATGCTCGGCAAGCGGCTCGCGCAAGTCGCTTTACACTTTGGCGCAAACGACATCGACGGCACCATCACTGAAGGCGGCGAGCTGACGGAGAGCTACTCCATCGAGGCTAACAATGAAGTGAAGATGTCGAAGCCCGAACTGGTTCAACTGATTGAAGAAGCCGGCTTTCAAGCGGTCGAACGCGACACTATTTACAATCCAATTCAACACGCAGTTATCGCTTAG
- a CDS encoding MqnA/MqnD/SBP family protein, whose protein sequence is MTVPATETRTITLAHSPDSDDAFMFYGLATHKIETGDLEFEHVLKDIQTLNEAAHTETYDVTAISFHAYAYVADKYALLPHGASIGDNYGPIVVANAELDVSELSNVTIAVPGKLTSAFLALSIHTPNFNYEVVPFDKIIDAVTEGQCDAGLLIHEGQLFYHNLGLHKVLDLGEWWHEYTDGLPLPMGGNAIRKELGQDTIREVSSLLKESIQYSLDHREDALEYAMQFARDMDPALADRFVAMWVNDLTLDYGERGREAVRRLLTEGYERGIIPHEVNVQFAD, encoded by the coding sequence ATGACAGTACCAGCAACCGAAACCCGAACCATCACCCTCGCGCACTCGCCCGATTCGGACGATGCCTTCATGTTCTACGGGCTCGCGACCCATAAGATTGAAACCGGCGATCTCGAATTCGAGCACGTGCTCAAAGACATTCAGACCCTGAATGAAGCGGCCCACACGGAAACTTACGATGTCACCGCGATTAGCTTTCATGCCTACGCGTATGTCGCGGACAAGTATGCGCTGCTGCCGCATGGCGCTTCGATTGGCGACAACTATGGGCCGATCGTGGTCGCGAACGCGGAACTCGATGTTTCAGAGTTATCGAACGTGACGATTGCCGTGCCCGGCAAACTGACCAGCGCATTTCTCGCGCTCAGCATTCACACGCCGAACTTCAATTACGAAGTAGTGCCCTTCGATAAGATCATCGACGCCGTTACTGAAGGCCAGTGCGACGCGGGGTTGCTGATTCATGAAGGCCAGCTCTTCTATCACAATCTCGGTCTGCACAAAGTGCTCGACCTGGGCGAATGGTGGCACGAATACACGGACGGTTTGCCGCTGCCGATGGGCGGCAACGCAATTCGCAAAGAACTGGGCCAGGACACCATTCGGGAAGTTTCGAGCCTCCTCAAGGAAAGCATTCAGTACTCGCTCGACCATCGCGAAGACGCGCTGGAGTACGCGATGCAGTTTGCCCGCGACATGGATCCGGCGCTGGCCGATCGGTTTGTCGCGATGTGGGTAAACGACCTGACGCTGGACTACGGCGAACGCGGCCGTGAAGCTGTCCGCCGCCTGCTTACCGAAGGCTATGAACGCGGGATCATTCCACACGAAGTGAACGTGCAGTTCGCTGACTAA